The Panicum virgatum strain AP13 chromosome 5K, P.virgatum_v5, whole genome shotgun sequence genome has a window encoding:
- the LOC120706463 gene encoding uncharacterized protein LOC120706463, with product MASSWSSSSSMDPGGRRGEGSSAPIPYREGPLEYSPPTMCKCLKKAARWISWSNDNPGRCYFTCYHRREGGCNFWCWFDPRPSPFLRELLVDLRDTVWALKRQNKELMNQLADAAVTVEEHKGEVTVLRAEMEALAKEKEEGSDVLRIRLSRVEKELAVYKVMVKCCVVFVLGIVMNKWLLG from the exons ATGGCAAGCTCGTGGAGCTCCAGCAGCTCGATGGAtccgggaggaagaaggggggaGGGATCATCCGCTCCCATCCCGTACAGGGAGGGGCCTCTGGAGTACTCGCCGCCGACGATGTGCAAGTGCTTGAAGAAGGCGGCGCGGTGGATTTCTTGGAGCAACGATAACCCAGGCCGATGTTACTTCACGTGTTATCATCGCCGG GAGGGCGGATGCAACTTTTGGTGCTGGTTTGATCCACGACCTTCTCCATTCCTCCGCGAGCTGCTTGTGGATTTACGTGACACGGTATGGGCATTGAAGAGGCAAAACAAAGAGTTGATGAACCAGCTTGCTGATGCAGCAGTGACGGTCGAGGAACACAAGGGAGAGGTTACTGTATTGAGAGCAGAGATGGAAGCActtgcaaaagaaaaggaagaagggAGTGATGTTCTAAGGATTAGACTTTCCAGAGTGGAGAAGGAATTAGCAGTGTACAAGGTCATGGTGAAGTGTTGTGTTGTTTTTGTGCTAGGAATAGTTATGAACAAGTGGTTGCTCGGTTGA